A stretch of Maniola hyperantus chromosome 15, iAphHyp1.2, whole genome shotgun sequence DNA encodes these proteins:
- the LOC117988847 gene encoding carboxypeptidase D isoform X7 gives MDRYKSFNIRKAFLFVVILGATYGQFATGASFPEDDVSTVTGEVEPRESDPVLESKYHDHDEMTRYLRAVSARYPALTALYSIGKSVQGRDLWVMVVSASPYEHMIGKPDVKYVANIHGNEAVGREMLLHLIRYLVTSYDTDSYIKWLLDNTRIHLMPSMNPDGFLVSREGQCDTIHGRHNARRFDLNRNFPDFFKANTKQPQPETDAVKEWISKIQFVLSGSLHGGALVASYPFDNTPSARICQSSVLCSVFQSYAHTPSIAPDDDVFRHLALVYSNNHAKMSRGVSCKSGSQRFDNGITNGAAWYPLTGGMQDYNYLWHGCMEITLEISCCKYPPAHELPKYWQDNKQSLIKYLAEAHRGAHGFVMDENGNPVERASVRVKGRDVTYHTTKYGEFWRILLPGTYRLEVSGEGYLPQEVEFFVIDSHPTLLNVTLHSAKGHVQTRGDGQKRTKVTTSTAATQDLNMSVTFPED, from the exons ATGGACCGGTATAAAAGTTTTAATATCCGCAAGGCGTTTCTTTTTGTCGTCATTCTTGGAGCAACGTATGGACAATTTGCAACTGGTGCAAGTTTCCCTG AAGATGACGTATCAACAGTCACAGGCGAAGTGGAGCCGCGGGAAAGTGATCCAGTGCTAGAGTCCAAATACCATGACCATGATGAGATGACGAGATACCTTCGCGCGGTCTCCGCTCGGTACCCGGCTCTTACCGCTTTGTATTCCATTGGCAAATCCGTACAAG GTCGCGACTTATGGGTGATGGTGGTGTCAGCATCGCCATACGAGCATATGATCGGCAAGCCAGACGTCAAGTACGTGGCCAACATACACGGCAACGAAGCGGTCGGGCGCGAGATGTTATTGCATCTGATACGG TACTTGGTGACTTCATACGACACGGATTCTTACATAAAATGGTTGTTAGACAACACGAGGATCCACTTGATGCCGTCCATGAACCCGGATGGATTCCTCGTCTCCCGCGAAGGACAGTGTGACACAATCCATGGCCG ACACAACGCTCGGCGATTCGACCTGAACCGCAACTTCCCGGACTTCTTCAAGGCGAACACGAAGCAGCCGCAGCCGGAGACGGACGCCGTCAAGGAGTGGATCAGCAAGATACAGTTCGTGCTGTCGGGGTCGCTGCACGGCGGCGCCCTCGTTGCCTCTTACCCGTTCGACAACACTCCTAGTGCTA GAATATGCCAGTCATCGGTATTGTGTTCGG TGTTCCAAAGCTACGCGCACACGCCGTCCATCGCGCCGGACGACGACGTGTTCCGACACCTCGCGCTCGTGTACTCCAACAACCACGCCAAGATGTCCCGCGGCGTGTCCTGCAAGTCCGGCTCGCAGCGCTTCGACAATGGCATCACTAATGGAGCCGCGTGGTACCCGCtcacag GCGGAATGCAAGACTACAACTATCTATGGCATGGATGTATGGAAATCACATTGGAAATATCTTGTTGCAAATATCCACCAGCGCACGAACTTCCCAAATACTGGCAAGACAATAAACAG TCGCTGATAAAGTATTTAGCAGAAGCACATCGGGGGGCCCATGGATTTGTTATGGATGAGAACGGCAACCCCGTAGAGCGGGCATCCGTGCGCGTTAAGGGCCGGGACGTCACGTATCATACTACAAAATATGGCGAATTTTGGCGCATTTTGCTTCCTGGGACATACAGACTTGAG GTTTCGGGAGAAGGGTATTTGCCTCAAGAAGTAGAGTTCTTCGTCATAGACAGCCACCCTACTTTACTAAATGTTACTCTGCATTCAGCTAAG GGGCACGTGCAAACCCGAGGCGACGGGCAAAAGCGAACCAAGGTGACCACCTCAACCGCAGCAACACAGGACCTAAACATGTCTGTTACATTTCCTGAAGATTAA